In a single window of the Sphingosinicella microcystinivorans genome:
- the mobF gene encoding MobF family relaxase: protein MVASVSALTSSAQASSYYEADDYYAEGGLSPSEWRGKGAEALDLSGEVDRDRFRALLDGNVAGAQLGTVRGGQLEHRPGWDVTLSAPKSVSIMAEVAGDRRLIAAHGEAVRTAMAHVEAHMAATRVRDGGAIAREATGNLIIASFQHGTSRAQDPQLHTHNVIMNATQGEDGNWRSLEPRALYQLQKQIGAIYRQELALKVRELGYEIEVGKDSLFEIKGVSGAAMAAFSTRSAEIEAALAARGTSRDAASAGEKQVAALDTRQAKVAADHAALVAGWRETADKAGFGPDTRLAMIERAEAMAADPAHRLRLQMQDDGAAARAVTQAADKLGERQSVFSVAALHEEAGRIGHGKVSYAQVGAALAAATKQGALIERTFLDRRGAAFAGFTTRQNVETEARMLRTEAEGRGTLAPIASPLAAAKAVANAAAQAERTGFGWNADQRQATAQLLSSRNRVTALQGYAGTAKTTTVLTTFAREAEARGVSVIALAPTASAAMVLGEALGARGDTVARHLLSPERSPQGQPAAWIVDEASLLSAHDTARLLDLADRHNARVLLVGDVKQLGSVEAGAAFAQLQGAGMETARLAEIVRQTNAATKEAVLASIAGDAKAALDALDRGGGQIIERADRAERFAAIAGTYAALDKAGRARTLVIEPSREGRDALTTDIRAALTRSGALTGPAVTVESLVNKGLTRAEARDPLSYDKGDVVRFTRDYADKGVARGEAYRVESIDPAKSAITLKSEDGREVDWRLRQWGAGKSQAFAPQSLELKAGDSIRFTRNDREMGRVNGGRGIVISVDEKSRTATIQTSKGRTETLNLDAAHDRHIAHAYVETTFAAQGRTADHVIIHADSRATNLVDQKSFYVGISRAKASATVFTNDRGKLVSAISERAGQVQTAIAQAVMASPVSVKAKVAGLG, encoded by the coding sequence ATGGTCGCGTCGGTGTCCGCGCTCACCAGCTCGGCGCAGGCAAGCAGCTACTATGAGGCCGATGACTATTACGCCGAGGGCGGTCTCTCCCCTTCGGAATGGCGGGGCAAGGGCGCCGAGGCGCTGGACCTCTCCGGCGAAGTGGACCGGGACCGGTTCCGCGCGCTTCTGGACGGCAATGTCGCGGGCGCGCAGCTCGGCACCGTGCGCGGCGGCCAGCTGGAGCACCGCCCCGGCTGGGATGTGACCCTGAGCGCGCCGAAGTCGGTGTCGATCATGGCGGAGGTGGCGGGCGACCGGCGGCTGATTGCGGCGCATGGTGAGGCGGTCAGAACCGCGATGGCGCATGTCGAGGCGCACATGGCCGCAACGCGCGTCCGGGACGGCGGCGCCATTGCCCGCGAGGCCACCGGCAATCTTATCATCGCCAGCTTCCAGCACGGCACCAGCCGCGCGCAGGACCCGCAGCTTCATACCCACAACGTCATCATGAACGCGACGCAGGGTGAAGACGGCAACTGGCGCAGCCTTGAGCCGCGCGCGCTCTACCAGCTTCAGAAGCAGATCGGCGCGATCTACCGGCAGGAACTGGCGTTGAAGGTGCGCGAGCTCGGCTATGAGATTGAGGTGGGCAAGGACTCGCTGTTCGAGATCAAGGGCGTGTCCGGCGCGGCGATGGCCGCGTTCAGCACGCGAAGCGCCGAGATCGAGGCGGCCTTGGCCGCGCGCGGCACGTCGCGCGACGCTGCGAGCGCTGGGGAAAAGCAGGTCGCGGCGCTCGACACGCGGCAAGCGAAGGTCGCCGCCGATCATGCCGCACTTGTCGCGGGCTGGCGGGAGACGGCCGACAAGGCAGGGTTTGGTCCGGATACTCGGCTGGCGATGATCGAGCGAGCCGAAGCCATGGCGGCCGATCCTGCCCACCGCTTGCGCCTCCAAATGCAGGACGACGGGGCCGCAGCCCGCGCGGTCACCCAGGCCGCCGACAAGCTCGGCGAACGGCAGTCGGTGTTTTCTGTTGCCGCGTTGCATGAGGAAGCCGGACGGATCGGGCACGGCAAGGTGAGCTACGCGCAGGTGGGTGCGGCCCTCGCGGCGGCGACGAAACAGGGCGCGTTGATCGAGCGGACCTTTTTGGACCGGCGCGGCGCGGCGTTCGCCGGGTTCACCACCCGCCAGAATGTCGAGACTGAAGCCCGGATGCTGCGCACCGAGGCGGAGGGGCGCGGTACGCTTGCCCCGATTGCATCGCCTCTCGCAGCTGCCAAGGCGGTCGCCAACGCCGCCGCGCAGGCGGAACGCACCGGGTTCGGCTGGAACGCCGACCAGCGCCAAGCCACGGCGCAGCTTCTGAGCAGCCGGAACCGCGTCACCGCCTTGCAGGGCTATGCGGGCACTGCCAAGACCACCACGGTCCTCACGACGTTTGCGCGCGAGGCCGAGGCGCGCGGCGTATCCGTCATCGCGCTTGCCCCCACTGCATCGGCGGCGATGGTGCTGGGCGAGGCGCTCGGCGCGCGCGGCGACACCGTCGCGCGGCACCTTCTGTCACCCGAGCGCTCCCCTCAGGGCCAGCCTGCTGCGTGGATCGTGGACGAGGCTTCGCTCCTCTCGGCCCACGACACCGCCCGGTTGCTCGACCTCGCCGACCGGCACAATGCCCGCGTCCTCCTTGTCGGCGACGTGAAGCAGCTTGGCTCGGTCGAAGCGGGCGCGGCGTTCGCGCAGTTGCAGGGCGCTGGCATGGAAACCGCGAGGCTCGCCGAGATCGTCCGGCAGACCAACGCCGCGACAAAAGAGGCCGTGCTCGCGTCGATCGCGGGGGACGCGAAGGCGGCGCTCGACGCGCTCGATCGGGGCGGCGGGCAGATCATCGAGCGTGCCGACCGCGCCGAGCGGTTTGCTGCCATTGCCGGGACATATGCTGCGCTGGACAAGGCGGGGCGCGCCCGCACGCTTGTCATCGAACCGTCGCGCGAGGGGCGCGATGCATTGACCACCGATATCCGCGCGGCGCTGACGCGGTCGGGCGCGCTTACCGGTCCCGCCGTCACGGTGGAGAGCCTTGTCAACAAGGGACTGACCCGCGCCGAGGCGCGCGATCCCTTGAGCTATGACAAGGGCGATGTCGTCCGGTTCACCCGCGACTATGCCGACAAGGGCGTGGCGCGCGGCGAAGCTTACCGGGTGGAGAGCATCGACCCGGCGAAGTCCGCCATAACGCTCAAATCTGAGGACGGGCGCGAGGTGGATTGGCGTTTACGGCAATGGGGCGCGGGCAAGAGCCAAGCGTTTGCGCCGCAGTCGCTTGAGCTGAAAGCCGGTGACAGCATTCGGTTCACCCGCAACGATCGCGAGATGGGCCGGGTCAACGGGGGGCGCGGCATCGTGATCTCCGTGGACGAGAAATCCCGGACGGCAACGATCCAGACGTCGAAAGGCAGAACCGAAACGCTGAACCTCGACGCGGCGCACGACAGGCACATCGCCCATGCCTATGTCGAGACCACGTTCGCCGCCCAGGGCCGTACCGCCGACCACGTCATTATCCATGCCGACAGCCGGGCGACCAACCTCGTCGATCAGAAGAGCTTCTATGTGGGGATTTCTCGCGCCAAAGCTTCCGCCACCGTGTTCACCAATGATCGTGGGAAGCTGGTATCCGCGATCAGCGAACGGGCAGGACAGGTGCAAACCGCGATCGCACAGGCGGTCATGGCCTCGCCCGTCTCCGTCAAGGCCAAGGTGGCCGGACTGGGCTGA
- a CDS encoding type II toxin-antitoxin system RelE/ParE family toxin, with amino-acid sequence MKIRNVIHKGLRRFIDDDDESGLQPAVVAKVRRMVTFLQDMEREDELRTVPSWKAHMLTGDRKGTWSLFVTKNWRMTFRIDRDEIEIIDLDYEDYH; translated from the coding sequence ATGAAGATCAGAAACGTGATCCACAAAGGATTGCGGCGTTTCATCGACGACGACGATGAAAGCGGCCTTCAGCCCGCCGTTGTCGCCAAGGTCCGGCGCATGGTCACTTTCCTTCAAGACATGGAACGGGAGGACGAGCTTCGCACCGTGCCGAGCTGGAAGGCCCATATGCTGACCGGCGACCGCAAAGGAACGTGGAGCCTGTTCGTCACCAAGAACTGGCGGATGACATTTCGGATCGACCGCGACGAGATCGAGATCATCGACCTCGACTATGAAGATTACCACTAG
- a CDS encoding HigA family addiction module antitoxin codes for MASIAGIRLKNPAHPGGFIKHEIIEPLGLSVTAAADVLGVTRATLSTLLNERAHLSPEMALRVEKAFGVSMDTLMRMQNSYDIAQTRKREGEIKVAPFKGKPVEPQAAA; via the coding sequence ATGGCTTCGATTGCAGGTATCCGCTTGAAGAACCCGGCCCATCCCGGCGGTTTCATCAAGCATGAGATCATCGAGCCGCTGGGCCTGTCGGTTACGGCGGCGGCGGACGTGCTGGGTGTGACCCGCGCCACGCTTTCGACCTTGCTCAACGAGCGAGCGCACCTGTCGCCGGAAATGGCGCTGCGGGTTGAAAAGGCGTTCGGCGTATCGATGGATACCCTCATGCGGATGCAGAACAGCTACGACATCGCGCAAACCCGCAAGCGCGAGGGCGAGATCAAGGTTGCGCCCTTCAAGGGCAAGCCAGTTGAGCCGCAGGCGGCGGCTTGA